A stretch of DNA from Methanogenium sp. S4BF:
TCAAAAAAGTAAAGGGAACACATTTTTTACCGCATCAACAAACCCTTCACCATACATTTTTCCGGACACATAGTCTGCGGCATTGCAGATATCTTCACTGCAGTTGCGCACAACCGCACCACACCCAGCTGCCTGAATCATTTCTATATCATTCTGAGAATCGCCGACTGCCAGGAATTCCTGAGGGGATCTGCCAATCACCTCACAAATCTTTAAAAACGCCGTACCTTTCGTCACCCCTTCAGTCTGCAGATGGATGGCAAACCCCGTATCCAGTACACGCACGGGAAAATCCGAGAGCAGCATCCGGACATCAGCCGGATCAACAGTACGTGCAAATGCAACGTCTGCAAGGCGATATTCGGGACTGTACAACTGCAGCACCTCTCCCTGTTCTTCATAATGCTGCTGGAGGAATGAGAATGCTCTCCTGCATGCTGACAGATCGCCGATAATGTGCTCCTCACCATCGAATCCAATCCGGTATGTACCGCCGTTTTCACAGATGACTGTTCCATCGGTTCCAATCATCTTGGCGAGAATTGTCATTGAACAGAGCGTGTTGCCGCTTGCAAGAATAACAGGAATGCCCGAATCTGTCAGTGTCCTGATGCACTCAATCGCATCAGTGCTGATACGCCTGCGTTTATCAGTCAGTGTGCCATCAAGATCGGTAATAACTGCTGTGATATCACAGGAAAAAGATGTATTCATATTATTTTCATTTTTATCAGAGCGGTTTCATTCCGGTTTCATCCACAAGGAATGCTGCTTCACCATCAGGGAGACTTGGGCTGTCGACTAATTTTGCAACGCGTTTGCCGCCCTTACTTTTCCGAAGATAAATTCTGAACTTTGATGCATGCCCAACAATATTTCCACCAACCGGTTTCGTCGGGTCTCCGAAGAAGACAGCCGGGTTCGACTGCACCTGGTTCGTAACGAGAACAACCGCATTATGTTCTTCTGCCAGTTTGGCAAGATCGTACATGTGCTTGTTTAGTTTCTGCTGCCGGACAGACAGTGTTCCCCGGCCGGAGTATTCTGCACGGAAATGAGCCGTCAGCGAGTCAACTATAAACAGCCGGACCGGATGTTCAGTCTCGCGCAGCTCTCCCGCCAGTTCACGTGCACTGTCAACCAGAAGCATCTGGTGATCAGAGGTGTATCCTTTTGCCACGTGAATCCGTTCCAGAAACTGCTCTATGGGAGGCACTTCAATATCAAGGTCCAGCCCGTTCACCATCTGTTCAATTCGTTCAGGGCGGAATGTATTTTCCGTATCAATGTAAATGCAGGATGCATTCAGGCCACCATATTCTTCCGGAAGCTGTGCATTCACGGCCATCTGATGTGAGATCTGACTCTTTCCGGATCCAAACTCACCGTAAAATTCTGTTATCGATTTTGTTTCAAGGCCGCCCCCCAGCAACTCATCAAAATCCGGAACCAGACTTTTCAGTTTCCGGACTTCTTTTCGCTCCTCAAGCACAGCAGTTCCGGTCTTGAATCCACCAATGTCAGCCATCTTCCGTGCTTCACGGATCATCTTCTTTGCTGTGGCCTCACCGATCTCTGCTGCTTCGGCAAGGTCAGCATACGATGCTGTTGCAATGCCTTCAATCGTCGTATATCCGCCGTCCCTGAGTTTATCAGCGGTTGTTGGTCCGACTCCAGGGAGATCTTCAATTTCAAGTTCTGCCATATTCTCTGTACCTCTCAATTGTATCTATACAGATAAACAATTTTTCTGACACGTTAAGAAGGTCGTCCGTGCGGGGAGTGAAAGTAAAAATTATTCATTGATTGACCGGATACGTTCTTTCAACAAATCTGCGGAACGAATATACTCTGAATACGAGCCTATTGAAAGTCGGTCCCCCGTTTTTATCCCTTCCACGCAGTATTCCGTTCCGAAAGGCAGATCGGTATCAATGAGAAGGCACTGCTGTCCATCATCAATGCACCTTCCTCTCACCGTTTCGATAATCATCCCTGATATGGACACAGTCTCGCTTTTGGGCAGAGAATCACTGATCAGAAGACACCCCCAGCTGGCATGAATTTCCGGATTCCCTCTCCGGTCCGTTCTGCAGGACGCATTAAAGAGTGAAATGGTGTCACCCTCCGCAGGTGGATCTCTGGCATTGTCCCCCCAGAGGACCAGATGCATCGTCCCACTTTCATCCCTGAATTCCGCATTGCATACCCAGGACTGGGTCCCTTTCCGGGTTGTAAACTCCCGTGCGCTCTGAATGCAAAAAATCGTTCCGGAAACAGATACCGTAGTGTCCGGCTGAAGGGCGGACACCAACGTATAGAGCGGTGGATAGCTGACATTCGCCTTCCCTATTGCCGCATGGGATCCGGCTGAATACTCTCTTCCTGCACTGCGCAGGTTCCTGCGCAATCCTGAAGCATGAATCCCGTCACCGGGCACAAATCCCTCGAGCATATCAGGATTCCATACAACAAGAACACCAACTCCGGTTTCATCCGCAATTGCGACATCAACCCGTTTTCCCTCATTTCCATCACGGCGGGTAAATGTACTGACATCCCCGATTGCTACAATCGTCGCATCAATCGTATCCCCATCATGAGGATTCCCGGCAAAGCCTTCAGAGTCATTTCGGGTTGGAATATCACAGACCGTTTTCTGCAGATCAATGACCCGCACTTCATGTAGTGATTCGACCTTGCCGACAACCTCTATCACATCACCGGTGCCGATCTCCTCTACTACAGAAACGCGTTCATCCCAAAAAACAAGGGAGACTTCCCCACTGTCATCTCCTACCTCAATCTTCGTTACCGCACCGGGAGACCCGTCATCACGGGTAAACGTACGGATCTCCCCTTTTTGGAGGACTTTCGAAAAGAAATGAACATGGGTGGAGTTTTCCGCCAGGCGGGCAATTTTCTGGTGCTTTCTTCCGGCACGGCGCAGTACAATCATGCCTGATGTCCGTTCATCAAAGACGTTCCCGGAATCCTCACAAACCTCCTCAACCAGCGCCTGAAATGTTTCAAATGAAAACAGATCGTCAACAAGGGAATAATATGCCCGCATATATCTCAAAAATTGGTTACTCCCTCACTTCTGCCACGGGAGATCTTTCATGGTATTTTTTATGTCGATAATGGATTCGGCGCGGCGCATTAGCCCTTCAAGCGAATCATTTACCATTACTTCTGCACAGCGGGGCCGGCTGTTATACTGTGATGACATCGAAAACCCGTACGCCCCTGTATCAAGTATTGCAATAAGGTCCCCTGATTCAACCGGCGGAAGAAGTCTGTCATGTGCGATGATATCACCGGTTTCACAGATGGGTCCTGTTACGGTTACCGGAGACCTCTTCACATCCGCAGAATATTCCGGCCCCGTCTTGTTGGCGACAACCACCTCATGATATGAATCATACATCGCAGGGCGCAGAAGCAGGTTAAATCCGGCATCGACATTCACAAACGTCTTGTGAGAGCGTTTGACTGAATTCACCCGTGTTAAAAGAACGGTTGAATCTGCCATCAGGTATCTCCCCGGTTCAACCCAGAATTCCGGTTTGATGCCGATGGAATCGATGCCATCCAAAAATACCGGCATGACAGCATCCGCATACTCTGC
This window harbors:
- a CDS encoding phosphoglycolate phosphatase; this translates as MNTSFSCDITAVITDLDGTLTDKRRRISTDAIECIRTLTDSGIPVILASGNTLCSMTILAKMIGTDGTVICENGGTYRIGFDGEEHIIGDLSACRRAFSFLQQHYEEQGEVLQLYSPEYRLADVAFARTVDPADVRMLLSDFPVRVLDTGFAIHLQTEGVTKGTAFLKICEVIGRSPQEFLAVGDSQNDIEMIQAAGCGAVVRNCSEDICNAADYVSGKMYGEGFVDAVKNVFPLLF
- the radA gene encoding DNA repair and recombination protein RadA; the encoded protein is MAELEIEDLPGVGPTTADKLRDGGYTTIEGIATASYADLAEAAEIGEATAKKMIREARKMADIGGFKTGTAVLEERKEVRKLKSLVPDFDELLGGGLETKSITEFYGEFGSGKSQISHQMAVNAQLPEEYGGLNASCIYIDTENTFRPERIEQMVNGLDLDIEVPPIEQFLERIHVAKGYTSDHQMLLVDSARELAGELRETEHPVRLFIVDSLTAHFRAEYSGRGTLSVRQQKLNKHMYDLAKLAEEHNAVVLVTNQVQSNPAVFFGDPTKPVGGNIVGHASKFRIYLRKSKGGKRVAKLVDSPSLPDGEAAFLVDETGMKPL